The genomic segment CCTGACGATTGAAGCGGGACGCTGGCCGTCTGAGGATGAATTGAAGGGCGTTGTTCTGCGCGCGCTTGAGGCCTGCTTTACCAACACTGACCTCAAGGTTCAGCAGAACACGGAAGTGTCGCTCCTGTTTACCGATGATGAGGCAATCCGCAAGTTGAACGGCAAGTGGCGTGACAAGGACAAACCGACAAATGTTCTGTCGTTTCCCGGCAGTGACCCTGATGATGACAGCTATGGCCCGTTGCTTGGTGACATCGTTTTTGCGTGTGAGACGATTTCCCGGGAGGCAACGGAATTAGGAGTTGATTTCTCGGACCATCTTTCCCATCTGACGGTTCATGGTTTGCTTCATCTTTTCGACTATGATCATCAGGAGCGAGAGGAAGCCGAGCTGATGGAAAGTCTTGAAAAGGCGATCCTGGCGTCAATTGACATCGATGACCCTTACGCCGACAGCGCCCTTGTGGCCGATGGTGGTTAAGTGGCATCATGAGGCACAATGTTCTTGTATTGATAGATGATGAGCGCAGTTGAAACGCAAAGTCCGGCGGGAGAGCGGAAGCCCGCAAGTTCCGGACAGTCTCCTGAAAGAGAAGACCCGCAACAGATAAAGCCGCAGCGGACTGCGGCCTTTCTCGACAATCTCAAACGCATCCTGCGCTTGGGGCGCCAGTCTTCGAGCCTGCGTGAAAACCTGGAGGACGAGCTTGCCCGTGAGGTGAGCGATGATGCCGCGTTTTCACCGGAAGAGCGTTTGCTGCTCGGAAACATTCTTCGACTGCGTGAATTGCGTGTCGATGACGTCATGATCCCGCGCGCGGACATCGATGCGGTCGATCTGGACACAAGCCTTAGCCGGCTTATGGAGCTTTTCCAGAAGAGCGGTCATTCGCGCATGCCGGTCTATGAAGACACATTGGATGATCCGCGCGGCATGGTCCACATCAAGGATCTGATGGCATTTATCGCAGAGCAGGGCGCTTGCAGCCGTGTTGCAACTGCTGTGGAAAATGGAGTTGACGAAGGGGAAGGAAACGACCATCCGGACAATGGATCGGTTCGTAAGGGTCACAATCTGCCGGATCTGGATCTGTCCTGTGTCGACCTGTCCGTCACGTTGAAGGACACGGACCTTTTGCGCAACCTGTTGTTTGTTCCCCCTTCCATGCCGGCAACCGATCTCATGGCTAAAATGCAGGCCGGCCGCATACAGATGGCGCTTGTGATCGACGAATATGGCGGAACCGACGGGCTTGTCTCTCTGGAAGATCTGGTCGAAGAAGTCGTCGGCGACATTGAAGACGAGCATGATGAAGATGAAGAGGCAATGCTTGCGTCTGCCGGCGATGGTGTCTGGATCGCCGATCCACGGCTGCCGCTGGAGGATCTCGATGGAGTTCTTGGAACACGGCTGACGGAGGGCGAGATTTCCGAGGATGTCGATACGCTGGGCGGTCTTCTCTACGTTTCCATCGGGCGTGTACCGGTTCGCGGTGAACTTTTGTTTGTTCCAGAAGAAGTCCCGGGCTTTGAATTTGAAGTCATGGATGCAGATCCCCGGCGTATCAAACGCTTGAAAATCCGCAGAAGGCGCACGGAACCCCGCGCTCAGGACCTCAGGCGGCGACAGAAGAAACCCGGTGCGAATATTCAGGACAGCGTCTCTGAGCAACGCGCGGAATTGAGCGGCG from the Roseibium sp. HPY-6 genome contains:
- the ybeY gene encoding rRNA maturation RNase YbeY: MTDALPDGFTVDLTIEAGRWPSEDELKGVVLRALEACFTNTDLKVQQNTEVSLLFTDDEAIRKLNGKWRDKDKPTNVLSFPGSDPDDDSYGPLLGDIVFACETISREATELGVDFSDHLSHLTVHGLLHLFDYDHQEREEAELMESLEKAILASIDIDDPYADSALVADGG
- a CDS encoding hemolysin family protein → MSAVETQSPAGERKPASSGQSPEREDPQQIKPQRTAAFLDNLKRILRLGRQSSSLRENLEDELAREVSDDAAFSPEERLLLGNILRLRELRVDDVMIPRADIDAVDLDTSLSRLMELFQKSGHSRMPVYEDTLDDPRGMVHIKDLMAFIAEQGACSRVATAVENGVDEGEGNDHPDNGSVRKGHNLPDLDLSCVDLSVTLKDTDLLRNLLFVPPSMPATDLMAKMQAGRIQMALVIDEYGGTDGLVSLEDLVEEVVGDIEDEHDEDEEAMLASAGDGVWIADPRLPLEDLDGVLGTRLTEGEISEDVDTLGGLLYVSIGRVPVRGELLFVPEEVPGFEFEVMDADPRRIKRLKIRRRRTEPRAQDLRRRQKKPGANIQDSVSEQRAELSGEEGTAPPDNDIRSELGDRSG